The genomic segment acaaacaatgtatacctttgcagtgtctgaaatatgagacctgctgtctcgtctccaatgtgtttctatggggttcgctcaaaccaatcagcgcgcagctcatctaaatattcatgagcataccatatttggaagaaaagctcttgttccaaatagagccatattcacagggtagttaagggcctaataaagtagcattcgggcaattttcagcccaaccaatgttacatcccctattaggagactttaaggaacagtgtaaaataccctatataatcattctatcacccctttaaaaggCAGTCGATGCAACTtctccctcttcggtccccctacaggttgtctcattggtaCTACAGCTTgcgcggctgtagttccaatgagacaacctgtagggggaccgaagagggaaaagttacatagtatgtcTTTAAAGGATTCGCAGGAATCTTCCATAACGTGAACATACCACAAGTAATAAAAAGCTCTGCTTTGAAGGTAACTGAAGTAAAAAGTGATAATTATTTGGTAGTCAAGAGTAAAGACATACTGTTTCTCCTAACAAGGTAAGTAGTTCTACAAAATGACAAATCAGTGTCAAAGCCCAGTATCATAAAAAGGATGTGAAGATATTTACTGGGGTATGTTCTGTGTAGCTGAAGAATGTAGCTGGTTCCAGTCATTTCATAAAATGTATAGATTTCTCTGCTTCCATTTTCTGGTTTCTTACCGAGCCGATACTGATGCTGGCGGTGGTCTGGCTCTGACTGTCTGGGGAGGGGCTGCTTGCAGTGGTACCAGGGGAGGCCAGAGTTGGCAAGGTGATGAGCTGGATGCCCTGCGGCAGgatctgctgctgcttctggagCTCACTGAGCAGCTGAGCCTGGGCCTGGGCAGTCAGCTGGTTGAACAGCGGGAACTGAGAGAGCTGCTGCTCCAGGGTCAACGACTCTGTTGGTACGACCTGAGGAAAGACCCACATGGACTCTGTTTAGAGTCGTCCCATAAAAAGTAGGGCtgcgcaattaatcacaattttatcgaaatcacaatatgactagtgcaatatccaaatcgcaggggggcgcaatatttgttaaagccAAAATATGTGTTAAACTATTCTGAATTAAgaattgtggtgctgcagagacgtcccggcctacaaattctatcctacagactaaagaagtaTGGAgcttttatgctccacatatctggaacaaactcccagaaaactgcaggtctgctgcaactctcagttcttttaaatcaaggctgaagacctatctttttgatgttgcctttctttaaataactgttcatttcttatactgaagctgcattgttgacactgtataacaatctatataagcatataaagagaaattcctattttatctgcttttatacatttaactgttttaactgctcttcaatgtttaatttcttatactgcactgtaactttctttctcgtattttatcggtttttaattttttaatccgttttcatgtaaagcactttgaattgccctgttgctgaaatgtgctatacaaataaagctgccttgccttgcctaaagaaagaatctttgtttggtacagaacctcacactataatcattttaatttctttaattttaatatttttcaatgaatatgagaacaacaatacaaaaatgatcattccctccaatatcgtgaaacATATCGCAATaatagtcaaaataatcacaattagatattttcctcatatcgtgcagccctaataaaaagtGATATGTTGAATTTACTGGAGGATTATTTGAATGTAATTTCAGCTCTTCTTCCTCCCAGTGGCAGGTTGCTTGAGCATGTAGTTTGACTGTTCCACTATTATAAAAACCACCACCCAAAGCACATTTCATGCACCATAGCTAATAGTGTGGAGACATACTTGTGTAAAAATAGGCATTTGTTGACTACTCTCTTTAGCCAGCTGTATGGGGacaacagccaaacaaaaaattgCACACCACAACAACTAAGTTAGCCGAGCAGAGCCTTACCTGCGAGATGTTAACGGGTGAGGAGAGGGTGGGGGAAAGCTGCTGTGGGGACTGTTGGAGATGGAGGTCAGAGGTGAGGCTGAGCGGAACTACGGGTGGTTGCCGGCGCTGTGCCGTCACAGTCATGGTGGGCTGAGAGGAGGTGGGGATCCCTGgcgaggaaaaaaaacaaaaacatggtttCCTTGTGTCCCACTCAAATCAAACCAAGTTTGTGctgtaaagtaaaaacaaaaccagcagCAAAAAGAAGACTGACAACTCTTCAAGCAAAGAACTTCAACAAAGCTAAATATTAATTAATTGTAATTttgaacaaatacatacaaaatgcaaaaacacacagttaAAGATTTTCGGCCATGTCAACAAAGATGTTGAGCTAAGCTAAGAGCTGCTATATTATGGCCAATTCATCCAatttttataaacaaaaaatgGATGAATGGAAATTATTTTTCCATCAACTAACTGAacttaattaaaacaaattcacaATTAAGTGTGCAGCTGAAAAGTATATTCTGACGCCTGCACTGTATGTGTGGGAtgcaaaatacatgtaaaatcACATTCATTTGACTAAGACATCAATCTCCACACGTTTCACAACTCTTGTGATGGTGATTAGGGTTTTTCCACATCAAGTATTCAGTGACTAATTGATGCTGTTCAAAAAGGACACAAACCTTTATCGATCAATGTCACCTCCAGCCCAGGAACATGTATTCTATTGATCAAAGTTAAGCGGACACTACACAAGGGCGTCCTCACCTGATGTACATTTAGGTGTAgaatgttttactgtttttgagTAGTCCAGTATTATTACCATGGCTGGCAGCACTGATGCCCAGGTGGGTGAGGTTGGTGGTCAGGCTGCCCGTGCTGTTGGATGAGCTGAGGGAGGGGAAGGCCACGGTGTCCTCGGGGTCCAGCGGGGTGGACAGTGGAGGGGGGAACTGGATGTTGGTCAGGTCAGGCAGCGAACCACCGGTGTTGTGTGCAGCTGGGAGCACGGACGGGTTCAACTCCTGGTCTGGTGATGGGTATATACTAAAAGACACAAGTTCTGTCAGACGGAGAAAAGCTACTCCCATGTCACTATACTTCTGACTACTATGCCTGAATAACGGTCTTACCTGGATCAGCACCCTTTGGATTTTTACTTGGATGTttatcaattatttattttatatatatatatatatatatatatatatatatatatatatatatatatatataataaataataataataatgtgtatttgatatagcacctttcacatgATAAAATTGTTAAAAGAAGTAACAGTAAAATTagcaagtaaaaaaagaaataaaataccaatagaataaaaattacttaaaaatacaaaattactTTAATTGTGGCATTACCACCATAATGATTATTTCCTATAGCACTAGAGGCAACGTGTTAAAGTGCTTTTCCAGCATGTTTGCGGTCTACCTAGACCAGCTGTGTTGTATCAGTGCACTTACAGTATGACTTATTTATGGCTGTGTGACTGACAGGCTGCTATGCCCCAGTGGTGTTTTACTATAAAGAATAATACTCACTTGATTCCCGGGACATCACACGTGTTGGGCTTTGATGAATCATCCTGAGTAGAAAACATAATATCAAGCTGTAAGTCTGACGTGGTTCACAAGTATCATAAAAAGTGCACATCTTGTTAGCCCTTCCCTTTTCTGGTCAGTACCTTCTCGCCATCCCACAGCTGTTCCTGCGCATCCTTGTCTGCATTTGACTCTGAATTCTCCGTCCCAGGCACTGTTAGCAGCAGTACTAATTAGTGAAACAGCAAGACACAGTTGCTTTGCTATGACAAAATGCACAACAATCAGTGCAAGAAATGAGTCATCAATATCCCAGCCAGTCAACCAGGATATAGTGCTGTGCACTAGATTCCTGAGTGTCtaaaaatagcaaggtgaccaccACACAGACTAAGTGGATGCCAGCCAATCTTGGCTTCATTATACGAGAGGCTCACACATAAAAAGACATAATCCATGGATAATCAGTGAATTATTGATCGTCCTCTCTAGACCATCCTGGGTCAGCTCCATTCAGAGATGTTACTTCTCTACAGAGTACTGTAGCAGCAGGCTGAAGCAGTTCTTTGCCTGAGATCAGTATCCATTTACTccataattatttaattaagagTCTAGATCTACTTCTTCGTGACATCAACGCTTTGATGTCATTTAAGGTTTTCCGCCTGCATCAGTACATtgcacattaataaataaaagcgGCTTTGTGTCTTTGTAACTGGATCTTCCATTACCTCGTTTAGGCTGCAACTCCTGTGATCCCCCTGCAAACACCTCCTGGGGCTTCGGATTCATGGCGCTCTGGTGTAAGGCAGAGTCCGAATTTGTCCTGTATGTGTTAGAAAGAGGAGATGTCTGCAAAATCACTGCCAAATCCTGAATATTGGCAGAGAGCAAATTCTACAGCATCACATTCATGAAGAACCACATTCTGTTACACATTCTATACAGACTGTTATTTGACATACAGCTAAATATGTGGCCTTCTTTGTGTATCTTTGTACCAGCACAAATGCACGtcatgtaattacatttttgtaattgAGCTCTATCCGGTTGTGTCCCAGTTATCACTTTAGCAAATGGACAAGGGGAGGTGGCTTACCTTCTCCAGCTAGTGTCTGGCGGTGGGGAGAGGTAAACTGAGCTGTAAGGACAGCTGTCAATGTGAATTTAGTTAAGGCAAATAAAGTAGAGATTTAAAATGCATCTCAGCTAATCCATACTTTCATGTCTGTCCGCTGATTCGACCTAATGGATAATaaatgaccacacacacaagtgTTATTGGGATCCGATTACTTGCCAAAAGGCATCAGTGTCTTGTCATCTAATGCTACGTTTatacgtggccggctatttccataaacggacatttcaacctctcagttttcaaaaataacatcatgCACAGcggtcagttttcagaaaagtgtgcaCTTACACGTACCCGCGTAtttatgccgtcaagagcatgccaaacctgtaggtggcagtgtaacgagaagctcaagcccacgttagccaatcagaatcccgaaaatacaacagcaacaacttctcttcctcacttcctcaggtgcctaaacctccgtttgcctcagtttacatgcaaacgaagttttccaaaatcttcactctggccggagtttttagaaagagtCGTTTTCAGAGGTGAATTCTCCGTtggcgtgtaaacgaagggcacaaacaaaGGGAAttgtctccgtttttcaaaataaccatgtacgtgtaaacggggtatAATACGTTTCTAAGAATAATATTGTCAACAGGAGTGTAGCAATTCATTGTATGATTCAATATCAGGCTACATGTAGTGAAACAAACAATTCGCTTCACCCTTTGTTCAAAATCTGTTGAACAATGCAGAGCTATGGCTGATAATCTCTCTATCACCACATGTGGTGGTTTTTGTTATGTGTTAGCCCTACTGTACACATACAACTGAGAAACCACCGTTTGTGAATCAGGCAAATCTGCACTGCTACGCTCTGAGTtctcaaatgttattttttttttaattaattcttTAAAACCCATTTGGGACATGACTCGTTTCACTTTAAGGGTGTATTTAGTGTGATACATTTATACACATACAGACTTTAATTACAGATGTTTTGACAGGTAAAAGTGCATTTCTCCTGGAAATCTTTGGAAGATTGTTATTGACTGTAAAGCATGGTCGTCATGTTAGCCCTGCCTGTATATCATTGCATGGCTAACGTAAATGAAcagccagagctggaggagccTCCCATATAATTTAGATCCCCAGTTAAGAATTCAAGATCAAGTTTGTCATTCCAACTACAAAAACAACATGTATATTAGGGCTGGGATGACATGCTTTTGTCCcaatttgattctttcacgCGCGTGCATGCGTGCCAATTCGTTTTGcattgtgattttcatttattgcgattccagaagtattgcgattcgatagtattgagtattgcgattttcttttcatctttaacaaaaa from the Sander vitreus isolate 19-12246 chromosome 9, sanVit1, whole genome shotgun sequence genome contains:
- the crtc1b gene encoding CREB-regulated transcription coactivator 1b isoform X3, which codes for MASSNNPRKFSEKIALHNQKQAEETAAFEEVMKDLNITRAARLQLQKTQYLQLGQNRGQYYGGSLPNVNQIGNGNIDLPFQNSVLDTSRTTRHHGLVERVYRDRNRITSPHRRPLSVDKHGRQIDSCPYSSVYLSPPPDTSWRRTNSDSALHQSAMNPKPQEVFAGGSQELQPKRVLLLTVPGTENSESNADKDAQEQLWDGEKDDSSKPNTCDVPGINIYPSPDQELNPSVLPAAHNTGGSLPDLTNIQFPPPLSTPLDPEDTVAFPSLSSSNSTGSLTTNLTHLGISAASHGIPTSSQPTMTVTAQRRQPPVVPLSLTSDLHLQQSPQQLSPTLSSPVNISQVVPTESLTLEQQLSQFPLFNQLTAQAQAQLLSELQKQQQILPQGIQLITLPTLASPGTTASSPSPDSQSQTTASISIGSHIPLVGSIFGDSFYDQQLALRQTNALSHQLEQFNMIENPISSTSLFNQCSTLNYTQAAMMGLTGSSLQDSQQLGYSSHGNIPNIILTVTGESPPSLSKELTNSLAGVGDVSFDADSQFPLDELKIDPLTLDGLHMLNDPDMVLADSATEDTFRMDRL
- the crtc1b gene encoding CREB-regulated transcription coactivator 1b isoform X4 produces the protein MASSNNPRKFSEKIALHNQKQAEETAAFEEVMKDLNITRAARLQLQKTQYLQLGQNRGQYYGGSLPNVNQIGNGNIDLPFQNSVLDTSRTTRHHGLVERVYRDRNRITSPHRRPLSVDKHGRQIDSCPYSSVYLSPPPDTSWRRTNSDSALHQSAMNPKPQEVFAGGSQELQPKRVLLLTVPGTENSESNADKDAQEQLWDGEKDDSSKPNTCDVPGINIYPSPDQELNPSVLPAAHNTGGSLPDLTNIQFPPPLSTPLDPEDTVAFPSLSSSNSTGSLTTNLTHLGISAASHGIPTSSQPTMTVTAQRRQPPVVPLSLTSDLHLQQSPQQLSPTLSSPVNISQVVPTESLTLEQQLSQFPLFNQLTAQAQAQLLSELQKQQQILPQGIQLITLPTLASPGTTASSPSPDSQSQTTASISIGSYRNQTGSPATQSPTSPGSNQGFSPGGSPQHIPLVGSIFGDSFYDQQLALRQTNALSHQLEQFNMIENPISSTSLFNQCSTLNYTQAAMMGLTGSSLQDSQQLGYSSHGNIPNIILTVATSFSDVTYLSHRGVSAEPLQRADQLSGRGW
- the crtc1b gene encoding CREB-regulated transcription coactivator 1b isoform X5, whose protein sequence is MASSNNPRKFSEKIALHNQKQAEETAAFEEVMKDLNITRAARNSVLDTSRTTRHHGLVERVYRDRNRITSPHRRPLSVDKHGRQIDSCPYSSVYLSPPPDTSWRRTNSDSALHQSAMNPKPQEVFAGGSQELQPKRVLLLTVPGTENSESNADKDAQEQLWDGEKDDSSKPNTCDVPGINIYPSPDQELNPSVLPAAHNTGGSLPDLTNIQFPPPLSTPLDPEDTVAFPSLSSSNSTGSLTTNLTHLGISAASHGIPTSSQPTMTVTAQRRQPPVVPLSLTSDLHLQQSPQQLSPTLSSPVNISQVVPTESLTLEQQLSQFPLFNQLTAQAQAQLLSELQKQQQILPQGIQLITLPTLASPGTTASSPSPDSQSQTTASISIGSYRNQTGSPATQSPTSPGSNQGFSPGGSPQHIPLVGSIFGDSFYDQQLALRQTNALSHQLEQFNMIENPISSTSLFNQCSTLNYTQAAMMGLTGSSLQDSQQLGYSSHGNIPNIILTVTGESPPSLSKELTNSLAGVGDVSFDADSQFPLDELKIDPLTLDGLHMLNDPDMVLADSATEDTFRMDRL